A window of the Hydrogenobacter hydrogenophilus genome harbors these coding sequences:
- a CDS encoding SAM hydrolase/SAM-dependent halogenase family protein encodes MEDKALGIIKHSVRPIVGLLTDFGTKDGFVGAMKGVMLSINPELQLVDISHQVEPFNVLEGALLLKAHYRYFPENTIFVCVVDPGVGSQREPLALRCGKYFFVGPHNGIFDLALKDIKENIFAYKIERFTLPRINETFHGRDVFAPVAGHISKGTPLENVGKRIEYKFLLDWEEPKLLGNKVVGKIIYFDKFGNCITNIPCGNYIYGEFRGRKLDVVSYFLQKKEKEPAFVCGSFGYMELFIPMGNAQALLEVKRGEEVILYTS; translated from the coding sequence TTGGAGGACAAAGCTTTGGGAATTATTAAACACTCTGTGAGACCCATAGTGGGACTTCTTACAGACTTTGGCACAAAGGACGGTTTTGTTGGTGCTATGAAAGGAGTCATGTTGTCTATTAACCCAGAGCTTCAACTTGTGGACATAAGCCACCAAGTAGAACCCTTCAATGTGCTTGAGGGAGCGCTTTTGTTGAAAGCTCACTATAGGTACTTTCCAGAAAACACCATCTTTGTATGTGTGGTAGACCCGGGGGTAGGTTCTCAGAGAGAGCCTTTAGCACTAAGGTGCGGTAAGTACTTTTTTGTAGGTCCTCACAACGGCATCTTTGACCTTGCTTTGAAAGATATAAAAGAGAATATCTTTGCTTACAAGATAGAGAGGTTCACCCTGCCAAGAATTAACGAAACCTTTCACGGAAGGGATGTCTTTGCACCTGTAGCGGGACACATTAGCAAAGGTACACCTTTGGAAAATGTAGGTAAAAGGATAGAGTACAAGTTTTTGTTAGATTGGGAAGAGCCAAAACTTTTGGGAAATAAAGTAGTTGGGAAGATTATCTACTTTGACAAGTTTGGCAACTGTATTACCAATATCCCGTGCGGAAACTACATATACGGAGAGTTCAGAGGAAGAAAATTGGATGTTGTTTCTTACTTCCTTCAAAAGAAAGAAAAGGAACCGGCCTTTGTGTGCGGAAGCTTTGGCTACATGGAACTATTTATACCTATGGGCAATGCACAAGCTCTCTTAGAAGTCAAAAGGGGAGAAGAGGTGATTCTTTACACATCTTAA
- the pstS gene encoding phosphate ABC transporter substrate-binding protein PstS — MKKTTLALLTFGTITIAMEITGAGATFPQPIYTRWAAEFYKATGNKVNYQGIGSGGGIRQIINRTVDFGASDAPLEPEELNKHGLLQFPTVIGAVVITYNVPELGKTVLNLDAKAVCDVYMGKIKKWNDPYLKQLNPNVNLPDRSIVVVHRSDGSGTTWIFTNWLSKTCPEWKEKIGYGTSVKWPTGVGGKGNPGVTNYVKRSQGGIGYVEYIYAKENNLPMARIKNREGVFVEPSIKTVQSAASYAKWDKSKHFYQVLTDQPGKNTYPIAGATFILLAKDQPERSKKATTFFKWAYQNGDKYAEELHYIPMPSNVKNMIFEYWKEHGVAP, encoded by the coding sequence ATGAAAAAGACTACTTTAGCCCTTCTGACTTTTGGTACCATAACAATAGCCATGGAAATCACGGGAGCTGGAGCTACTTTCCCTCAACCCATCTACACAAGATGGGCTGCAGAGTTTTACAAAGCTACAGGCAACAAAGTAAACTATCAAGGTATAGGTTCTGGTGGTGGTATAAGGCAGATCATAAACAGAACTGTGGATTTTGGAGCCTCTGATGCACCACTGGAGCCAGAAGAACTAAACAAGCACGGTCTTCTGCAGTTTCCAACAGTTATAGGTGCTGTAGTGATAACCTATAACGTTCCTGAACTCGGAAAGACAGTACTGAACTTAGATGCCAAAGCTGTATGTGATGTATACATGGGTAAGATAAAAAAGTGGAATGACCCATACCTAAAACAGCTTAATCCTAATGTGAATCTACCAGACAGGTCCATAGTGGTGGTTCACAGGTCCGATGGCTCTGGTACTACTTGGATATTTACCAACTGGCTTTCCAAGACTTGTCCCGAGTGGAAAGAAAAAATAGGCTATGGTACTTCTGTCAAGTGGCCTACAGGAGTAGGCGGTAAAGGTAACCCCGGTGTTACAAATTATGTCAAAAGATCTCAAGGTGGTATAGGCTATGTGGAGTACATTTATGCAAAAGAAAACAACTTGCCTATGGCAAGGATCAAAAACAGGGAAGGTGTGTTTGTAGAGCCCAGCATCAAAACGGTTCAATCAGCAGCATCATACGCTAAGTGGGACAAATCCAAACACTTTTACCAAGTGCTCACAGACCAACCCGGAAAAAATACCTATCCTATAGCGGGTGCCACCTTCATACTCCTTGCAAAGGATCAACCAGAAAGGTCTAAAAAAGCTACAACTTTCTTCAAGTGGGCTTATCAAAACGGAGACAAATATGCAGAGGAGCTACACTACATACCCATGCCCTCAAATGTGAAGAACATGATATTTGAATACTGGAAGGAACACGGTGTTGCTCCCTGA
- the pstC gene encoding phosphate ABC transporter permease subunit PstC encodes MQIVSSVKDRANSIKIRAGRVDKFVKISLGIWALFVGLLFPLIVIFILFKESKLAIDTFGLLRFLLNPNWDPVAGDFGGLTMVVGTLTSTFLAMLIAAPVSLGIAIFITELSPKWLKPIISTAVELLAAIPSIIYGMWGFLVLAPVMGDKVEPWLQDKLSHLPIIGQLFSGIPTGVDVLTTSLVLSIMIIPFMASVVRDSFNMVPSIMKESAYGLGATQWEVIRHVVIPYTASGIAGGLILATGRALGETMAVTFVAGNNPQIPKSLFDSFTTITVALANQFTEADTGLYLSSLYLLAFILFLISFILLAVAKYMILRLEKRWKT; translated from the coding sequence ATGCAGATAGTGAGCTCCGTAAAGGACAGAGCCAACAGTATCAAGATACGCGCTGGCAGGGTAGACAAGTTTGTAAAGATTTCCCTTGGCATATGGGCCCTCTTTGTGGGCCTTTTATTTCCTCTTATCGTAATCTTTATACTTTTTAAAGAGTCCAAATTAGCCATAGACACCTTTGGACTACTAAGATTCCTACTTAATCCCAATTGGGATCCTGTAGCTGGTGACTTTGGTGGACTTACCATGGTGGTAGGCACCCTGACAAGCACCTTTCTGGCTATGCTCATAGCCGCTCCCGTTTCTTTAGGTATAGCCATATTTATAACAGAGCTTTCACCTAAGTGGCTAAAACCTATTATATCCACCGCAGTAGAGCTCTTAGCTGCAATACCCAGCATCATATACGGTATGTGGGGTTTCTTGGTACTTGCTCCAGTAATGGGTGATAAAGTAGAACCTTGGCTACAGGATAAACTGAGCCATTTACCTATAATAGGTCAGTTATTTTCTGGCATACCCACTGGGGTAGACGTGTTAACAACGAGTTTGGTGCTATCCATCATGATCATACCCTTCATGGCTTCTGTAGTAAGGGATAGCTTTAATATGGTTCCTTCCATTATGAAGGAGTCTGCGTATGGCCTTGGTGCAACCCAGTGGGAGGTTATAAGACACGTGGTCATACCTTACACGGCAAGTGGCATAGCAGGCGGCCTCATCTTAGCTACTGGTAGAGCCTTAGGTGAGACCATGGCAGTGACCTTTGTTGCTGGAAACAACCCTCAGATACCCAAGTCCTTGTTTGATTCTTTTACCACCATAACTGTAGCTCTTGCCAACCAATTTACCGAAGCGGACACAGGACTGTATTTATCCTCTCTGTACTTGCTGGCATTTATTCTCTTTTTGATCTCTTTCATTCTTCTTGCTGTTGCTAAGTATATGATATTACGCTTAGAAAAGAGGTGGAAGACATGA
- the pstA gene encoding phosphate ABC transporter permease PstA: MKTYRKFLNFFMLSLSTFMAVYGIFWLFWILYSLFVNGFKYLKPELIYLDPTPTGVEGGGLRHAFVGHLILTSLGTLIGVPIGIAAGIFFSEYARHSRLFVIFRQITDIMVSTPSIVIGAVVYALLVKPLGHFNGLAGAVALALLMIPVIAITTDEMLKLVPQQMREAAYALGAYQWQVIKSVILRAAKVGILTGVLLGVARISGETAPLLFTSFNNAYMNLNLMKPMASLTVTMFDYVMGPYQYWHEQAWAAAFVLTMGVLLLSITAKLVLHGNLLRPLTYIVRSFTRSKDKEE; this comes from the coding sequence ATGAAGACCTACAGAAAATTTTTAAACTTCTTCATGCTCAGTCTCTCTACCTTTATGGCGGTGTACGGTATATTCTGGCTTTTTTGGATACTATACTCCTTGTTTGTTAACGGCTTTAAGTACCTAAAACCAGAGCTTATATACTTAGATCCTACACCCACAGGCGTAGAGGGAGGTGGTCTAAGACATGCGTTCGTAGGACACCTTATACTTACATCTCTTGGTACGCTTATAGGTGTTCCCATAGGTATAGCTGCAGGCATATTTTTTTCTGAGTATGCGAGACACAGCAGGCTATTTGTAATCTTCAGACAGATAACGGACATAATGGTAAGCACACCTTCTATAGTGATAGGTGCGGTGGTTTATGCCCTTTTGGTAAAGCCTCTTGGACACTTCAATGGTCTTGCCGGTGCAGTTGCTCTTGCATTGCTTATGATACCAGTCATAGCTATAACCACAGATGAGATGTTAAAGCTGGTACCTCAGCAGATGAGAGAGGCAGCATACGCCTTAGGTGCCTATCAGTGGCAGGTTATAAAGAGCGTCATTCTCAGAGCGGCTAAGGTAGGCATACTTACAGGCGTGCTACTAGGAGTAGCCAGGATATCAGGAGAGACCGCTCCCCTTCTATTTACTTCTTTTAACAACGCTTACATGAACCTGAACCTTATGAAACCTATGGCTTCCCTTACCGTTACCATGTTTGATTATGTTATGGGACCCTACCAATACTGGCACGAGCAAGCGTGGGCAGCAGCTTTTGTACTCACCATGGGTGTGCTTCTGCTTTCAATAACAGCTAAACTTGTGTTACACGGAAATCTACTAAGACCCTTAACATACATAGTTCGTTCTTTCACAAGGAGTAAAGACAAGGAGGAGTAA